The nucleotide window GTCTACCAGGAATTGCGCGGCCAGCGCGTCCTCCTCGCCGAGGCCGGCTGAGGCCGCGCCGGGTGGCCCTAAAACGCCGAATTGCCAGCGGGATTGGTTTTTGCTCGATGTCCCGCGGTACGGATAGAGCAGGTAGCCCTCGTAGAGCACCGCATCAGCGACGGCGCGCGCCCGGTCCCAGTCGGAGGTCATCGCGGCACCTTCTGTGCGGATGCATCGGCGATCAGTGCGTTGACCGTGTGGTCCAAGTCGAGCAGCCCGTGTGCCGACTTGTAGCGGGCCAGCGCGCCGATGGTGTCGTGGCGCAGCCGCACCCACCCGCTGTTCGGGTAGTGCAAGGCCACAAGTTGGCGCCAGACTTCGACCGGCATGTCATATCGGTCTTCGCAATCCCAGGACACCTGTTGCACCGAAAAGCCGCGCTCTGACTTGACGAAAAGTGTCCCACTGAACAGGAATTGAAGGGGCAGTGCGCCGTCTCGCAGCGCATGAAGATACTTGGCCGCGGCGACCTCAAAGTCATAGGTGCAGGCCAAGGGCAGCGACACTGTGGTGTGTCCGGAAAATCCGGGCACCATGGCGGCGCAGTGCTGCCACAGAAAGGTGCGTTGCGTGGTCGCCCAGCGGTCTCGCGGCCCAAAGAGGTCGCCCAGCCCGTCGGC belongs to Mycobacterium basiliense and includes:
- a CDS encoding DUF6084 family protein, giving the protein MSERPMDVTFAVREVAPEPYAVSPVLTARIEISTSGDDRVHAIALRCQVRIEPLRRRYSDAEADGLGDLFGPRDRWATTQRTFLWQHCAAMVPGFSGHTTVSLPLACTYDFEVAAAKYLHALRDGALPLQFLFSGTLFVKSERGFSVQQVSWDCEDRYDMPVEVWRQLVALHYPNSGWVRLRHDTIGALARYKSAHGLLDLDHTVNALIADASAQKVPR